agGTACAGACAAACTGAATAGTGTTAGAACACTGTGAGGAAATTGGTTCCTGGAGGTTTAGGAGCCATGTTAAAAGTCTCTAGGTTTTAACATAAAATAGAATTATCTGGATTGCAGGAACTGGAGAGGGAGCAGATATCTTAAGTTAAATTTCTAATAACAGTGAAGATCAGAACTGCTCTACTCTTCAGTAATTAACCCTAAGCACCCTAAAATTCCTAATAACAAGGAATAGCCAAATTAATACCATAATTCATATTTACTTTTGGAGAAATTTGCCCCATAATagttataatatatataataaatatatgtaattatatatattatatatataatatgtaattttattatatatttatgctTGAAATTCAGActtaaactgaattttaattttttctctataGTTTGTGTTCCTTATGTTAAAATGTATGATTTGACTCTATGCCATCACCTGTTAAAGGGAGATTTAAAAGTTGTAAGAAAGTATAGTGAATGAATTGTGTTGTTTATTAGGAATAACTAATATTGTTGTAGAAAACTGGTAAATTCTGATTCTCAGCCATCAGTGAAATCATCTCTGATAGAGAAACAAAGCATGTTAAAACTTTGAGTAACCATACAGCTTACTGAATGGCTATGTAAAAAGGCTTTACACACAGTAGGATGAAATACGCAAAGCACAAGACTGATACTGAGAAGCTTAGTTTCTGTTTACAGCAATGTAAGCTCTCTACTATTTGATTCTCTAACTATATATTGGAATGAAGGAAAGTTTACTCTGAAATCTGCGTTCGTTAGTGTTAAAAAGTAATGTTGTAGAGCGATCTCTTGCAGAACTTCAAGCAGACAGTGTTTCACTTGCCACTGTAGTCCCATTGTAGGATTTAGCTTAGGGTGATCTCTAACAGCACTACGCAgtagaatgttttattttattttatttttaaaatgtttctactTTATCCTCTCTTTCAAAGACGTTTCAAAGTCAGGACATGGGCTGACTGAATTAGCAGTTGTTCTCCAGGAGCATCTGCATGTAGCTCTTGCCTGTGCTGTGCTAGTTTGTCAGGCAACCTGGTTgataacatatttaaaaaaaaagataagtaaAAGTTAATATAGCACAGAATTCTAACATGTATGATTCTGTGGGTAGGAAATTTTAAAGGGGAAGTTGGATGGACTTTTGGATcgtattttctctttctcttccctatGGTTTCTGTGGAAATCTAATATCTTTTAGTGCAAATTTTATGTAGTGCTGCAGGACTTGATTTGTGGGAGTAAGATATTGTTTATCCTCAGGTGGAGATGGATGGCGACTGTATGAGTACATAACTAGGCATTTTATTGCCACTGTGAGCGCTGATTGCAAGTACCTACAAACCaacatttctttcagtattgGCCCTGAACGTTTTACTTGTGTTGGAAAAGTGGTAACTTCACCAGGTAAGACTAACCAGGGAGTAAGTAGTTAGCtacagtttattatttttattttattattacgTTAATACATTAAGTAGATATGAAAGTTACATTTTGGAGGCAAGTAGaatttaagactttttttttctggagcttATTAAGGTCACAAGGACTGAAtctttgtcttcatttcctTACTTCTATTACCCTAGAAGAGGACGTACTTTCCACGTGGTAGTCTCAAAGATTTCATGCCACGCTTACCAGTGTAAAGACCAgtctttttttcagactgcGGATGCCTTCTGTGGTTTGTATTACACAAGgactgcttttttgtttgtttttctccttgagcctgaggaaaaagactgtAGTACTCTCAGTGAAATGTTCACAGCAAGCTGTCCCAATCACCTGTTACATTAATACACttactgtttgcattttctttttaagaggcTTTTCCCTTCCATTTGGTAAGACTTCTGGCACTGTGCTTTCATTTGAGGAAGgtcttggttgttttttttctttttgctgtttcttttttccctctgtctgtCAGCTGGACTCAAGTCATCCATAAAGGAGTTTTGATGCAGTGGAGTGAGAGATCCTGTCTCTTGATATAGTATTTCAAATATTGTCTGCAGGGAATGGCAAACAGCCTCTCAACTTTGATGTGCTTAACGTAGCCCAtgttaaaattagaaatatgtATATTGGCCTTTTGAAAGCTGTGAAGATAAGCTCTCGTTATTTTGTTTACCTCCAGGGTTCACAGAAATTATGCCTTGGCACAGCATCCCATTAGAAGAGAGCCTTCCCTGCTGTGAGAAAGGAGATCTCTTTCCAGTTGGGGAAATAAAATTGCTGGAAATGCAAACCAGTCCTCCTGACTACCTGACAGAAGCAGAACTCATCACACTGATGGAAAAGCATGGCATTGGTAGGAACTTGCTTAGCATACCTTATCCCCTAATACATTTACTAAGAGGGCAGAGGGTCTGAAACGCCCCCTGAACTTTCTGTGTTGGTAATGACCTTTCAGTATTCATTTGAATAAGTCCAGTCATGATCTCTTTCCAACGAAACCATGATGCCTGTAGCACCTCTTAGTGGATGGTAGATTTTGCTTTCCCCATATTCCATTCATCTTATCCATATACTTAGCTTCTGTACAAAGCAAAATCCTTTCATAATTTCTCCTTGTCACTTCTGCATCATAAAGAGCTGTTGAGTGGAAGAATGCACCTCCCATTGTTAGGAATGATTTCCTGTCTTTACGGCTTGCCTCAGTTTTGCTGGCTCCCGTAgtccttaaatattttattgtacaATTTATCACAATATTTTTCAATCTGACTTGCTTCCTTCAATACATTTTCATAAACATGTCCAGTCCAAACAAACAtagtctttttttccactgtatttttccagaatAAGTGATTGTGAGAATAGCTGTCTTCCCATCACTAATTCCTTGGAAGAGATGAAAGGATTAAGGTTAAAACATGTGTTTCAGACTTCTcagaactgcaaagaaacacaTATGTTACTAGATAGAGAAATTACCCACTGGAAACTGGGTATTAGCAAAAAGGTATCTGTACTTTAAGCTGTCTCAGAAGTGCTATAATATGACATAAAACCAGAGAAGTTGGAGGTTAGTAATTCAGTGAAAACTTTGATGGCTATATTGTCTTCCTTTGTGCGGCAGGAACTGATGCAAGTATTCCAGTTCACATCAACAACATTTGCCAGCGAAACTATGTCACAGTGGAGAGTGGTCGAAGACTAAAGCCTACAAACCTTGGAATTGTTCTGGTTCACGGTTATTACAAAATAGGTCAGTTAAGTGCTCTCCTCCAACCTCATCCTGTTCCCTTTTGTCCTCTTTAGTATGTTAGGGGCTTTTGTCACTGtataaataacatttgaaaagaCACATCTAGGAAAGCATGATTAATTCTAAAATCTGTaaacatttagattttatttattttgatatcaGTTCATATATGGGCAGTTTCTTACCTCTGTTTCTGGtcttctgttgctgcttctctgttgtGACCGTCCCTGTTTTTTCTGGTAGATGCAGAATTAGTTCTTCCTACAATCCGCAGTGCTGTGGAGAAGCAACTCAACTTAATAGCTCTGGGTAAAGCAAATTACCATCAGGTCCTGGAGCACACCCTTGACATCTTCAAAAGGAAATTTCACTACTTTGTGGATTCTATTGCAGGTAAAACTTTTTGTACAGGTGAAATTTCCTACAATTACTTAATTGTTGTAAACACATTACTATGAAGTACTTACGTATGAGGTTGCTTTTAGGGGTTTAGGCTCACTGAAAGTTGCCAGAACTGTTGCTTTCCAAAAGGGAATAAATTTGATCACGTCTCCAAAATTCcacttcacatttattttgtgacTGCGTAGTGGTGAGTTTTGAAAAGCTTCAAACGAGCTGAAGTACTCACCCTCGTGTGTTTGTGGGTGCTTATggcaaaactgtatttcaaaaaaattatcCTGAACAAGGGAGTGTATTGTGAATAAACTACTTTAATTCCCTCTACTTCTTCACTGGTCCTGTAAATGATGTTGTGCAAGGTTTCCTCTTAGGAGTAAGAATTCTAACACAAATGCGattcttttttctccaggtATGGATGAGCTGATGGAAGTGTCGTTTTCGCCCTTAGCTGCCACGGGTAAACCTCTTTCCCGCTGTGGCAAATGCCATCGTTTTATGAAGTATATTCAGGTAAGTTCACatcatgtttgtattttaaatttcacttgCTGCGCAGCATTGATTAGAAGCTCTCTTGCCATTATTGAATGTGCATTCAAATGTGGTTGTCAACAACGCACTCcgtggggaggaggagaaaggtcAAAGCCTGATGCAGTTTCTCCATGCAGTACAGATCAGAGAGTGGTCACAGCTGGATTTCCTGCAAGTTTTGAACCCTACTGACAGTACAGATGTTCCGAAGATTTGCATTCTCTTTCCAGGCCAAACCAAGTCGTCTGCACTGCTCTCACTGTGATGATACCTACAGTCTCCCACAGAATGGTACCATTAAACTCTACAAAGAGTTACGTTGCCCCCTTGATGACTTTGAGCTGGTGCTGTGGTCGTCTGGATCCAGAGGAAAGAGCTACCCACTCTGTCCGTACTGTTACAACCATCCTCCCTTCAGGGACatgaaaaaaggtaaaaaattaaaaataattaaaaaaaaatgcaggggGTTTAGCTCAAGTGTTAGTTATCTTTGTGAAAGTTCCCTGTGTATTTTCTTGAATGTGAGACAGGCTGCTGTTACTACATTTGCTGTAAGACAGAAGAGAGAGGCTGATAGACTTTGAACTATTGTTCTTACTTCAGTGGTCCTGGAGGTTAGTGAAAGCTGCTTTCACCGAAATAGCTGCATTTTGGGCATGAATTCAGGTATTGCAAGGTCAGCCATTTTTTGAAGtcatctttttctgaaatggctGGTGTGGAGCAGCTAGAGAAACACTTTACTGTTGGTCACATAGCCGTGTCGTAAAGTTCTTAGGAAAACTCTTACTCAGAATGTTGAATAAACCacaacagatttttatgaagaaaatacaatattAACTGATTTACATGCACAGAAGGTGACCTTTCTAACATTTAATATATGGATGAGACTATAAATTAAGGATAGGCCTGAGAGTGGCAGAACTGTATTTTGATACAGAGATATAGATGGTGTGTCAAAAGTTACTGAAGGATATAAGAAGGGCCAAAATAGCAGTTAGTATAGTAACTGTGAGATCAAAAGCTATTTAAGGTAATGTTTGGAGGCTCTGAATGAGTGGCAGGAGCTTTCTGGCATCTTTTTTGTATTACTGTCTTCTAATTAAAAAAGTCTTATGCTAGCAGCAGACAGTGTAACTGTAAATAGCAATTAAGAGTCAtacatttaattgaaaatgtatgttttttcaACACTTGATATATCCAAACTCAATGTACTGTACAGTGGTGTTGTCTAGGAGCCATTATACAGTTAGGAGCAAGGGGTTATTCTGAAGATGTGAAAAGACAGGTTGCCTTTTGGAGTTATGTTCCATTGTGCAGTGGTTTAGAAAATCTATAACACACTAAGCTGTCTTTCAATTCTCTGTCTCACTTTCTGCAAACTGAGCAGTGGTAATGTAGAGGGTTCCACAATGGTATAGTTTTACTCTTCTTCCACCAGGAATGGGCTGTAATGAATGCACCCACCCCACATGCCAGCATTCTCTTAGCATGCTTGGAATTGGGCAGTGCGTTGAATGTGAGAATGGAGTTCTGGTGCTAGACTCAACGTCAGGTCCCAAGTGGAAGATGGCCTGCAACAAATGCAATGTGATTGTGCATTTCTTTGAGAACGCCCACAAAGTCCGAGTGTCGCCAGAGACCTGTGATTTGTGTGATGCTGCTCTCGTGGACGTAGATTTTAACAAAGCCAAATCTCCTCTACCTGGAGATGAGACCCAGCATTCGGGCTGTGTATTCTGTGACCCTGTGTTTCAAGACCTGGTAGAGCTGAAACACGCAGCCATGAGGCACCCCATGCACCGTGGCGGACAAGGAAAAAGGCAGGGTcggggaagaggaaaagggcGGAGGCCTGGAGGAAGACCCAACCCAAAGAAACCCAAGGACAAAAtggcagctctggctgcttACTTTGTATAACGGTCACACAATgcaaaaaacaataaataaactTCTTATaaaaatttgtttctctttatgtTCACTTTTAAGTATTTCTATTCTTCATCACTTTCCTGTTCTTAGAAAAGTTCAGGTATACAACGATCCAAGATTAATCATGAAAGAAATTCTTCTAGATGATCAGTTAGTGACTAAGCCCTCAAGCTTTTAATTAGAATTCATTTATCCACGTAGACCTCGCTAACGGGGGAGACTGTAGAAGACTGCCTAAACCTGCTGCTTGCGGCtgataaaggaaatgaaattttcctcttcttccatttccaaGGCCTCTGTCAGCAATGCAAGTGCCGGGAGACTGTCAGAGCTGATGGAGATCAGTGTTATGCTGGTGTGGTCTTTAGGTATGGGATGGGGTTTGTTTCATCTGACTTTGGATCTGCTAATTACATCTGGAGTAGCAAGAGCACTGCTTCAGCTCCGCCTCTCTGTTGCGTAAGAGAATAATGCCAATAGACGTACAGAATGGAAATAACAAACATGAGGGGGAACATCATGGACCAAGGAACGGGCCCTGCAGCCAAGGCGGTACGTTTTGGTCAGCTGGCCACAGTTAAATGAGGCCTCTTGCTGCTGGAGGACAGGTAAAACACGcatgctttgctgtgctgttcGTGTAGCTCATCACGCTCATCCAGTACAGTCTGTACTGCCTGTATCCCAAGTTGTCATTTTGGTGCTGGCTAGTTTTGTTGTCAAAAGGAGTGTCTGTGTTTTCATAGGGAGCTGCATCTGGCCGCTCGGTGCCACCTCACAAAATCTAATCATACAAAGATACgatgctctgctttccttccgTGTGCTCACAGCTGATCAGGTCGGAGAGCGAGGTGCCGCAAACCGCGCAGCCGTTATCTCACGGAATGAACTAGCGCTCCTGCCctgttcctcctctctctgGAAATGTTCTGTTCTAACCGGTTACCACCAGAAGCTTTCACTGTAAGGGAGAGTAACCTTACCGCTGCGTCGGTATCTGGAGTAGAAAGGTATTTCTGCTTGTACGTACTGGAAACTTCACCCGTTACCAGCTGAACCGGAGCCTCCCGGCGCCGCGTCCCGTCCCGCGCTGCGCAGTTCCCGCCCCGCGGGGAGGAGCGCCCGCCCCGTCCGGCCACGtgcccgcccggccccgccccccgCGCTCCGCTTAAAGGAGCCGTCCGGGAGTCCCCGGCCGCTCCCCGCCCCCTCCCGCCGCCCCCTCAGCGCCCGCGGCCGTCAGCGCGCCTCAGCGCGGCGCCGCCATGGCGCTGGAAGCGGAGGTGGCCGGGGCTCCCCTCGGCTCCTTCCTCAGGGACTTCCCGTCCGCGCTGGGCCCGGGGGAGCCGCTGCCGTGGAGCTCGGCGGGGAGCGGCGCCCTGAGCGAGGCCGAAGCGCCGGGCGCGCTGACCGAGCTGGCGAGGAACCTCCTGGGCGGCAGGTGAGCgccggcggggcgggcggggcc
Above is a genomic segment from Numida meleagris isolate 19003 breed g44 Domestic line chromosome 14, NumMel1.0, whole genome shotgun sequence containing:
- the TOP3B gene encoding DNA topoisomerase 3-beta-1 isoform X1 — protein: MRTVLMVAEKPSLAQSIAKILSRGNMSSRKGLNGACSVHEYTGSFIGQSAHFKMTSVCGHVMTLDFIGKYNSWDKVDPAELFSKAPTEKKEANPKLTMVKFLQVEGRGCDCIVLWLDCDKEGENICFEVLDAVLPVMNKPSTERTIYRAKFSSITDTDICNAMNHLGEPNRNEALSVDARQELDLRIGCAFTRFQTKYFQGKYGNLDSSLISFGPCQTPTLGFCVERHDKIQSFKPETYWVLQAKVNPEKESSLTLDWDRVRVFDREIAQMFLNITKTAKEAKVESVSKKEKVKQRPLALNTVEMLRVASAALGMGPQHAMQIAERLYTQGYISYPRTETTHYPENFDLKGCLRQQANHPYWAETVKALLSEGINRPRKGHDAGDHPPITPMKAATEAELGGDGWRLYEYITRHFIATVSADCKYLQTNISFSIGPERFTCVGKVVTSPGFTEIMPWHSIPLEESLPCCEKGDLFPVGEIKLLEMQTSPPDYLTEAELITLMEKHGIGTDASIPVHINNICQRNYVTVESGRRLKPTNLGIVLVHGYYKIDAELVLPTIRSAVEKQLNLIALGKANYHQVLEHTLDIFKRKFHYFVDSIAGMDELMEVSFSPLAATGKPLSRCGKCHRFMKYIQAKPSRLHCSHCDDTYSLPQNGTIKLYKELRCPLDDFELVLWSSGSRGKSYPLCPYCYNHPPFRDMKKGMGCNECTHPTCQHSLSMLGIGQCVECENGVLVLDSTSGPKWKMACNKCNVIVHFFENAHKVRVSPETCDLCDAALVDVDFNKAKSPLPGDETQHSGCVFCDPVFQDLVELKHAAMRHPMHRGGQGKRQGRGRGKGRRPGGRPNPKKPKDKMAALAAYFV